AGTTGGACTTCAAACTTTAGAGGCGCTCCAGTTGACTTTTCCGACATGCATACTTATGGTATTTtacgcactatagggcgcactggattataagacgcactgtcaatgaatggtccatttttgaacttttgtcatatataaggcgcatcgGACTACAAGGCAtcatgcacctcccaatttttgtaacttcgcacGGACCATtcgccgcgctccattcaaaatggacgattttggtgctctagcggagctggttcgcctgtatcagcatttatatgatccctctatgagagatcacaaagataatcaaacggttcaaaactcacggaaggttactgcaccgacgtaagcgtcaagtataaacgcctcctcCGCTCGCTGGAACgtcatttcaaaatatatgaATCTCCCTTTACTTAAATAATTATGGAAGGGTGCATCCTACTGTCTTCAGATCATAAGATATTCTGGATACTGccttttaaatttgcattacTTAATCATTAAAATATTCTACAGATGCCAAAATAAAGATATGATAGTTTTGACTCATGGAAATGAAGATCCAAATGATCTTTAACAAGGAAACTGATAGAAAGgtccctctttttttcatttttaacatttattctttaatgATAAGACTCACACAAGCCCAAAGAAGAAACAATGTTTTGCTTTCCAACATGTAGATCAAACAGGAAGCTGGGGTAGTATGTGTATACAGCCATAGGAATATAAAAGGCCCACCCTGTTTCAATTCTAGATTTATGTATCAGGACAATAAACAAAtgatctgatctttaccaggttctaggattaattaaaaataacctcaaatgtagaaaaacacacaacagattcacCATGTTGGTATTTATTAAACACGGAAAAATGGAAACATGTGAAAAACTGTGTCCACcccctgatccagcagcttgtagaacttCCTTTACAAGCAGTAACTctcagtagtggttttctgtCCCTCGCATGGTTGtagaggaattttggcccactcttctttccatctttgcctcagttcattgaggtttgcagacatttgtttctgctcagctctctgaaggttgaggttctggacttcgACTGGACCGTTACCTTGATTCTTTTTcgttttgagccgttctgttgtagatcagctgctgtgtttgggatcattgttcagTTTGGTCCAATCCTCAGCTGTAGGACAGATGTCCTCACGTTTAACTCCAGAGTCCTTTGGTCCACAGAGTTCACggtcgactcagtgactgcaaggagcccaaaccatcagccctccacctccgtgctgacagctgggatgaggtgtttgtgctgatctgctgtgtttggttttctccaaacatgctgctgtggaTTCTGGGTAATTATCTGTACTTTGGacagttttgctgccatgttgtttttacaaagaagaggtatttctgctgcagcccttcttctaattgtcctgtcatgacctttaacctttaacctgctaactgaggcctgtagagtcttagctcttttcttttttttaactttatttttatctagTTTTATGCAGAAAATGAACATACAAACATGAGGGCTAGGGCATGTGACAGAGATTTACATTATTTACCATTTACAGGCACATTACTGTTCAGTCCCAAAAGAAGAGAAATACAACACAGAAAAGGTATAGATCAGCCAGTGCAGCCAGATTATTTCCCATTCACAACGGTTAAAAATGCAGCTagctaaaaaaaactcacaacaaAATCGAACAAACACTAGAATTAAAGGTTAAACTACTAGAATTGCATGTTTCAGTTGTCGTGATAACTGGGAGTGCACCCTCTCTTGAGCTTTTTCCCCTCCGGTGTGCCTCGAAAATATTCAAGGTAAGACGAGAATACGTACTTATTCATGACTTTGATCTTCCCAAAGATCTCCAGCTCCGTTTGGTCGTTGTGGTTGAAAGCGTCCATCATCCGCTTCGATTTCACATACAGGGCGTTTTCCTTGGCAACGACTTGGTCTAACCACGTTTGTCTGTGCTGCGGCGCCATCTGATAATCGTCCACGGTGCAGCCGTAGAACCCTCGCTTCAGATGTTCAGGCCAGGGCTGATCCGTCACCATGGGGTGCTCGTCTCCCACGAAGGCCGTGCACAGGGGGCTGTCGGTCCCGCGGGAACGCCCCACCTCACAGCCGATGACGCTCATGAGGAAAAGCGAGAAGGTCCGGAAGTTGCGGATGGACGCAGCGAACACGGCTGACATGAAGTAGCGGCCCCAGCGCTCGCAGTTGTAGGTGCACTGCTGGAACTGAAACGTCTGCCGGCAGAAGTCGTTGAATTTCGACGCTTTGAGCTCCTGCCGCAGCTCCTGCAACGAGGCCTCCCCCTGCTGGTCGCCGAAAGCCTGGCGGAAATGCTCCATTTCGGCTTCGCTGTCGGCTCGCATGAACTTGCCCATCAAACTGACGCTAAGGTTTTTCCCGTGCACTTTGTAAATGCATTCGTTCAGAACGTAGAAAAGGTCCGAAGGGATGTCCTCTCTGGCGTTGTAGCGGATCTCCACAAGCAGATCCTGAATGTTGGTGATGTGTTTAAGGACAACGGTGTCCGCTTGTGTCACTTCTTGCTCTTGAAGCCAAACTGCCTTCAGGCCATCGCTGTCCCGGATGTAATCAGGGGCGCGCCTTTTGTCACTCTCTTCAAAAAACAAGCTCCAGGTAAGGCCCTCCAGGCAGTCGATGAAGGGGTACTTTTTGCGCAGCTCCATCGGAACAAACATTTGCGGATGTCTTGGCCACTCCAGGGTCTGAAGATACAGAACGCTTCCTTCGTAGTTGGGAATCACTGGACCTGCACAGCCAAGTATTTTTCGTGTCACCAGGTCGCCTGTTGGGTTTAGCTCAGCGAGGACTCTGCTGCCGTGGTCGTGGGCTCTCCAGACGCCGTTCCTTCCCGTCAATACCTCCCCGTCAGAGTTCACCGAAAGCAGGGCGTCGTGCAGGTGCAGCGTCGGCTCCGCGCCGAAAGGGCGAAGATTCTGCAGCAGCTTCCGAACAAAGGGCCGGTCACCTCCGAGGTCGCAGCTGACGAGGCTGACAGCGTCGACGTGACCAGCGGCGACGTGACCAGCGGCGAACTCGGCCTTCAAGGTGGACACAAATCGGGCGAGCTCCTCCGGGCCGTAACCTGCAAACCGGAGCGCTCCTGTGGTCGTCCGGCTTCCGTGGCCAACCAATACAAGCTCTCCGTACGGGGATGGAAACACAGGGCTCCCACGCAGAACACGCAGCGCCCCCTTGTTGTAGGTCAGGAGAGTTGACGTGCTTTGATGCCTCTTAAACAAGTAGGCAGCTGATTCAACCACCGCTGCGTCCTCCTCCATTATAACTATTGTTTGGTGGCTGTATTTATGGTCATCTTCCCTGGTGGGGGGGGTCAAATCAGACTGGTCAGACATAATTTCCCtctgaaatattatttttaagactCTTAAACCTTCTGAATGAGTCatactgtaaaaaatatttcaaaaacattaaTACGGTTGacaaaaacatactgaaaaGCAGATTAATTAGCTTTATCTTTGTATGTTTGCAGCAGACAGTAAAAGATTCCATGAACAACAGGCTTGTGGTTGTAACAATGGCATTAATCGATTCATTGGGTTTGGTACACCTTTAATAACAAAAGTGTTTCCATCAGttctttttttaggaaaaattgctacgtttacagtaaaaacagatcAAGGTACAGAAATGCACCTAAACAGGTAGGATTGTTGCTCATGCTGTACCTTGAAGGGTATCGGCTAGGGGTGTGCATCTCTGGTCTGCGGCTGATATGACACTTATCTCGATGCACTGCGAGTGATCCGACACTTTAAACATACACGAGCAGCAAAATCGATCGAGCATGTCGTTTATGAGAAACAGTTGTTCTATGAGCCTAAAAAAACCATTATAAAACCGGCCCTCgtttggttagccattagcttagcctggatgaagacttctgcccttctCTCTTCGTCGTACCTAAGGACTGATGTCACAACTgctactaactactgataagtctcatcacttcagaaatgaccagactatccctcgTGATGTCGCGATACGGTGCAATTCAATATGAGTTTTCATTCAACACATCGAAATTCTGCGGAGAACAATACGTTCTACGTAAACTGttgaaaatactttttacaGCCTCATCAAAAAAATGACCGCTTTCAAACAAGTGGCCGTTTAAAATTATAACACGCTTTCAGAAAACCTGACTCACAATTAAACAATCAGCGCAAAACTAATAAATCTGTCAATGTGTTTAACGCTCTGTTGACTCAGCAGTGagcaacaaaatgctttttcCACGTTACAAATACGAAAAGACAAGCTTTTTCTCCGGAGTTTTAGATGAGCCTCATAATCGGGGCGAAGCACACGTTcggtgtttgttgctgtttttactgaGGTTGCTGCAGTGCTTCTCTCGAACAGTAGGTGTCACTAAGGAGAGAACAATATtgtgaaacagcagaaaaagaagagcagTAACCTAAAGGAAGATGAATCATCctttacagacaaaaaacataagTAAACATTGTTCACTCttctactattttttttttttagaatttatgTCTGTAGTAATAAACTTACTTATAGACTTTTCACTGAATAATTAAACGGCTCAGATGTTACTGCTAAATAAACTGATGCGTCTAGGTTTAATTCCAAACCTGCTACGGCACAGAGCTGCTCCCCTGATCCAGTCACATTGTGTTTCC
The DNA window shown above is from Kryptolebias marmoratus isolate JLee-2015 linkage group LG5, ASM164957v2, whole genome shotgun sequence and carries:
- the LOC119617006 gene encoding uncharacterized protein LOC119617006, which codes for MKSSGVWVLILRLSLAAALNADPKDQFGLIPVNREDDHKYSHQTIVIMEEDAAVVESAAYLFKRHQSTSTLLTYNKGALRVLRGSPVFPSPYGELVLVGHGSRTTTGALRFAGYGPEELARFVSTLKAEFAAGHVAAGHVDAVSLVSCDLGGDRPFVRKLLQNLRPFGAEPTLHLHDALLSVNSDGEVLTGRNGVWRAHDHGSRVLAELNPTGDLVTRKILGCAGPVIPNYEGSVLYLQTLEWPRHPQMFVPMELRKKYPFIDCLEGLTWSLFFEESDKRRAPDYIRDSDGLKAVWLQEQEVTQADTVVLKHITNIQDLLVEIRYNAREDIPSDLFYVLNECIYKVHGKNLSVSLMGKFMRADSEAEMEHFRQAFGDQQGEASLQELRQELKASKFNDFCRQTFQFQQCTYNCERWGRYFMSAVFAASIRNFRTFSLFLMSVIGCEVGRSRGTDSPLCTAFVGDEHPMVTDQPWPEHLKRGFYGCTVDDYQMAPQHRQTWLDQVVAKENALYVKSKRMMDAFNHNDQTELEIFGKIKVMNKYVFSSYLEYFRGTPEGKKLKRGCTPSYHDN